From Glycine soja cultivar W05 chromosome 4, ASM419377v2, whole genome shotgun sequence, the proteins below share one genomic window:
- the LOC114410775 gene encoding uncharacterized protein LOC114410775, whose amino-acid sequence MAGPGRDQNHDVLDCITTVLETLVQERDAEPAEYRGLMAFRTNHPPKFSGDYDPEGAKLWLAETEKIFEAMGCLEEHKVPYATFMLQGEAENWWKFVKPTLAAPGGVIPWNAFKDKFLDNYFPRDLRKRKAMEFLDLKQGNMFVGEYTAKFNELLQYWP is encoded by the coding sequence ATGGCAGGACctggtagggatcagaaccaTGATGTCCTAGACTGCATCACAactgtgctggaaactctagtgcaggaacgtgatgcGGAGCCGGcagagtatcggggactcatggctttccgtacGAACCACCCGCCGAAGTTCAGTGGGGACTATGATCCAGAAGGTGCTAAGTTATGGTTAGCTGAGACTGAGAAGATTTttgaggcgatgggttgcctcgaggagcataaggtccctTATGCGACGTTTATGCTCCAAGGAGAAGCTGAGAactggtggaagttcgtgaaacCTACATTAGCAGCACCTGGAGgtgtgattccttggaatgccttcaaggacaaattcctaGACAACTATTTTCCACGAGATCTCAGAAAGCGAAAGGCGATGGAATTTCTAGATTTGAAGCAGGGAAACATGTTCGTTGGAGAATACACGGCCAAATTTAATGAACTTCTACAGTACTGGCCTTAA